The Zygosaccharomyces rouxii strain CBS732 chromosome A complete sequence genome window below encodes:
- the MBA1 gene encoding Mba1p (similar to uniprot|P38300 Saccharomyces cerevisiae YBR185C MBA1 Protein involved in assembly of mitochondrial respiratory complexes may act as a receptor for proteins destined for export from the mitochondrial matrix to the inner membrane), which yields MHLIDQLHPHHCSPYPRLGSLLSSIMIKSVTLGLTSKPLLYKNCIQVRPLSSTRVILEKSNSKANKTPVDFNARHLGVSTEVYVPPSIGNLPSVFSHPVVVFNALIRRIYTLGLNTVQVGIFRYQSGLKPNFLLWKNRAIQNYVNVNTAFAQKKVSNVKSQISLWVEEALEARSKQLPKHMQLEWQLVKFNEVPKVVSVQAMMIPGRPLEHIQLIYRFNTKQRLIKLNKKSGNTDKLDRDVVDYLVYLCDASTNNLILMGSVFESRPDSKLPKNLEDSTQAAIHRMKMSGDLFRLPPQ from the coding sequence ATGCATCTGATTGACCAGCTTCATCCACATCATTGTAGCCCTTATCCTCGACTCGGATCACTGCTTTCTAGTATCATGATCAAATCCGTCACATTAGGCTTAACTTCGAAGCCACTTCTGTACAAAAACTGTATCCAAGTTCGTCCTCTTTCCAGTACTAGGGTCATACTTGAAAAGAGTAATTCCAAGGCCAATAAAACTCCTGTGGACTTCAATGCAAGACATCTAGGTGTCTCTACTGAAGTATATGTTCCTccatcaattggtaatttacCTAGCGTTTTTTCACACCCAGTTGTGGTATTTAATGCACTTATAAGAAGGATTTATACACTAGGTTTGAACACAGTGCAAGTGGGTATTTTCCGCTACCAATCTGGATTAAAACCAAATTTCttactttggaagaataGAGCCATTCAAAACTATGTGAATGTGAATACTGCATTTGCCCAAAAAAAGGTTTCAAACGTCAAGTCTCAAATTTCTCTATGGGTGGAGGAAGCTCTTGAAGCCAGATCAAAACAATTACCCAAACATATGCAATTGGAATGGCAATTGGTCAAATTTAATGAAGTTCCTAAAGTTGTTTCTGTTCAAGCGATGATGATTCCTGGTAGACCATTGGAAcatattcaattgatctacaGATTTAATACAAAACAGAGATTAATTAagttgaataaaaaatctGGTAATACCGACAAGTTGGACAGAGACGTGGTGGATTATTTAGTTTATCTTTGTGATGCTTCCACCAACAACCTCATTCTCATGGGCTCCGTTTTCGAAAGTCGACCAGACAGTAAATTACCAAAGAACTTAGAAGACAGTACTCAAGCCGCCATCCACAGGATGAAAATGAGCGGAGACTTGTTCAGACTGCCCCCTCAATGA
- the BRO1 gene encoding Bro1p (similar to uniprot|P48582 Saccharomyces cerevisiae YPL084W BRO1 Cytoplasmic class E vacuolar protein sorting (VPS) factor that coordinates deubiquitination in the multivesicular body (MVB) pathway by recruiting Doa4p to endosomes), giving the protein MKACLATLKLKDTEAIDWKKGLVSYLKRSYGSAQWSQFYNDKLAGELNHLRNNANGELALEALLEQNFIYYAFLEQLHLRIGNNSPQLRLHFTWYEAEYDSALKAQKHSQYNVILEKSCILYNIGALLTELAKEKVNKDYKASLTYLMNAVACFEYLSENFLNSPSLDLRADITKFLAELCHAQAQELFLLKLINGPDPTKQASLVSKLSYAAASLYETCHGFFEDEDEEVRDYGDIKWRSLVTCKMFFFKAVTAYYYAVALEQQNKYGEAIAFLNLAGDYLVSSLPYKISLKEFIDFTGFKEELEDKKRQVTRDNDFIYHDAIPQSVQLEVIKSMDAVKSTSFPGQLEPYVNMVAEKCDTLYQGIVPMEIYEKESIYSEEKARFLRNEIDVAETANWEYTSYMEFTNLPKFITDMEARYKTGSTSGSGNPQVDMMKDQLISWSRTVQDSKFNDVDEQMRKINEIRQKIMNTLSTMPPEQRENTVKLKSALLEASESDDKLFSLVKPFIPELKLLKNNEVLWATWGKFEVDNSNQPSLLDIDDTKTEAVLSKLGKLKQLCEDLRLLKEERGRSLSELKEEANNDDITKKILVNRGSTDSELKHMFEVELEKFKPFSARVEATVFKQSATICEMRAELDEISKLSGVEDASGEEKLRMEERQRFFDKIQEAVANFAVFCADLPKGLAFYDSLLKISKGLASSAASQPVVQPLTGSATNSNADPRQVNLESQFKNLNLSSSIPATPMIPPRTYGSSFVRPTVETTPVFGNNSSLAPPVPPKEFGPRRSLQQEFEKEERELQQNPTSFYNRPSVFDENLYSKFSG; this is encoded by the coding sequence ATGAAAGCGTGTCTAGCTACCTTGAAGCTCAAGGATACTGAAGCTATTGATTGGAAAAAGGGCTTAGTCTCctatttgaaaagatcgtATGGTTCTGCACAGTGGTCACAGTTCTACAACGACAAGTTGGCGGGTGAATTAAATCATCTTAGAAACAATGCAAACGGAGAATTGGCATTAGAAGCGTTACTGGAGCAGAATTTCATCTATTATGCCTTTTTAGAACAATTACATCTCCGTATTGGAAATAACAGTCCACAACTAAGACTCCATTTTACTTGGTATGAAGCTGAATACGATTCTGCACTCAAGGCTCAAAAACATTCGCAGTACAACGTAATCTTGGAGAAATCGTGCATTCTTTACAATATTGGTGCATTGCTTACGGAACTGgcaaaagaaaaagtgAATAAGGATTACAAGGCATCGTTAACCTATTTAATGAATGCAGTTGCATGTTTCGAATATCTTTCTGAAAACTTTTTGAATTCCCCATCCTTGGATTTACGAGCAGATATTACCAAATTCTTGGCTGAACTCTGTCATGCACAGGCTCAAGAATTGtttttgttgaaattgataaatggTCCAGATCCCACTAAGCAAGCTTCACTCGTGAGTAAACTATCTTATGCTGCAGCATCACTTTACGAGACCTGCCATGGGTTTTttgaggatgaagatgaagaggtTAGAGATTACGGTGATATCAAATGGAGGTCGCTCGTTACTTGTAAAatgttttttttcaaagcaGTAACTGCTTATTACTATGCCGTTGCTCTTGAACAGCAGAACAAGTATGGTGAGGCTATAGCATTTCTGAATTTGGCTGGTGATTACCTTGTATCGTCTTTACCCTATAAAATCagtttgaaagaatttatAGATTTCACTGGTTTCAAAGAAGAGTTGGAGGATAAAAAGAGACAGGTGACAAGGGATAACGATTTCATCTATCATGATGCCATCCCGCAGAGTGTTCAATTAGAAGTAATAAAATCGATGGATGCCGTGAAATCTACTAGTTTTCCAGGACAGTTGGAACCATATGTGAATATGGTCGCAGAAAAATGCGATACGCTGTATCAGGGAATCGTGCCCATGGAGATatatgaaaaggaaagtATCTATTCAGAGGAAAAGGCACGTTTTCTAAGAAACGAGATAGATGTTGCGGAAACTGCCAATTGGGAGTACACTTCCTACATGGAATTTACTAATTTACCGAAATTTATAACTGATATGGAGGCTAGGTATAAAACTGGATCCACTTCGGGTTCCGGTAATCCTCAAGTGGATATGAtgaaagatcaattgatttccTGGAGCAGAACCGTCCAAGATAGTAAATTCAATGATGTAGACGAACAGATGAGGAAAATCAATGAAATACGACAAAAGATTATGAATACTTTGTCTACAATGCCTCCTGAGCAAAGGGAGAATACTGTCAAGTTGAAGTCTGCTTTATTGGAGGCTTCTGAATCTGACGATAAGCTTTTTTCATTGGTTAAACCATTCATTCCAGAGCTTAAGTTATTAAAGAATAATGAAGTACTCTGGGCAACTTGGGGTAAATTTGAGGTAGACAATTCCAATCAGCCTAGTCTCTTAGATATAGATGACACTAAGACGGAGGCAGtactttcaaaattgggtaaattaAAGCAATTGTGTGAAGATTTGAGGCTACTCAAGGAGGAACGTGGAAGAAGTCTAAGTGAATTGAAGGAGGAAGCTAACAATGATGACATTACCAAAAAGATTTTGGTTAACAGAGGTTCTACAGATTCAGAACTCAAACATATGTTTGAagtagaattggaaaaattcaagcCTTTCAGTGCTAGAGTCGAGGCTACTGTTTTCAAACAATCTGCTACCATCTGTGAAATGAGAGCAGAGCtcgatgaaatttctaAGCTTTCTGGTGTGGAGGACGCATCAGGGGAAGAGAAGCTACGTATGGAGGAACGCCAGAGATTCTTTGATAAAATACAAGAAGCCGTAGCAAATTTTGCTGTCTTTTGTGCTGATTTGCCAAAGGGATTGGCATTTTATGACTCTTTATTAAAGATCAGTAAAGGTCTTGCGTCCTCGGCGGCTTCACAACCTGTGGTGCAACCGCTCACGGGATCCGCTACAAATAGTAACGCTGATCCTCGTCAAGTGAATCTAGAATCtcaattcaaaaatttaaatctttcatcttccatCCCCGCTACACCTATGATACCTCCGAGAACCTATGGTAGCAGTTTTGTGCGTCCTACAGTAGAGACCACACCAGTATTTGGCAATAACAGTTCACTTGCACCTCCTGTTCCTCCAAAGGAGTTTGGTCCACGACGTTCTCTACAGCAAGAGTTTGAAAAGGAGGAAAGGGAGTTGCAACAAAATCCAACTTCCTTTTACAACAGACCGTCAGTATTCGATGAAAATTTGTACTCCAAATTCAGTGGGTAG